TTTTGGTATGTttccttttctattttagaTCTTTTAAAAGAGAGTGATAGAATGAGAAGTTTCAAAACCAAAGTTGTAGAAACGACactcctttttttttacttgtcaGAGAACTCAAACTCACAAGTTGGTTCTGCTCGACTCTTCTTTCATTGGTTTTGTTCCTAAGGTATAATAATAAATTCGTCGGATCAGATAAAGTTTAACTTCTGCTGCAGTCATCATCTATGATCATAAACTTGCTTTCTTCCCTTCTTGTATTGTCACTTGCTTTTAGAACCCTTTTGCTAGCTTTTGGTTAACTGTTCCTTTTTGTGCTTTTGTCTCAGGTGACTCGCAAGGGTTGCTGGGATGTTATAAAGATCTGTTTAGGATTTTACTTTAAAGAGTTAGTGAACAAAAAGAAATGGATGATGATAATGGGCTTGAGCTCAGCTTGGGTCTCTCATGTGGTGGAGGGAAAGCTAAGGGTGCTAATAACAATGCTGGAACCTCCTCGGAGAATCATCATCACAATGTAGAAGGAGATAATAGAAGCGCTAAAGTGATTGATGACTTCAAGAACTTCCTTCACCCTACTACTTCTCAAAGACCACCTGCAGCAGCAGCAGACCCGAGTTCtgaacctcctcctcctcctcagaaTTTCTTCAACGACCTCTCCAAAGCTCCTACATCCGCCGACGCTGCCGAAGCTGCTTCCACGAAGCCTCTGTGGGTGGAGGATGAGGCTATGAAAGAAGCAGGAAGCAGCAAAAGAAAGTTCGGGTTCCAAGAGATGAATgatgaaaaaaagaagaaggcaAAGGCATCCCTTGTTTCGAACGCCACAGATGAAGGTTCAACAGCTGATAACGAAGATGTAGCGGAATCTGAAGCAGGCGGTGGTGACCTTGCGAAGGATGTGGTGGTGGCTGCTCGTCCAGCCGCTGATATGGACAGCATAGCAGGTCAGAGGAAGAGTAACCATGTTGAAGAGTTTACTGCAAACCGCAACATGAGTTACAACGTACCTTTCACGGTTCATCCACATAACGTCATCACTGGTTTACCTTACTCTTTACCGGGGAAAGAGTCTGGACAACATGGTGCAGCAGCAGGTACTAGTGTAACGCAGCCTACTGCTGGGAATCTCCCGGTTATGTTCGGATACTCACCGGTTCAGCTCCCTATGCTGGATAAGGATGGTTCAGGCGGGGTCGTCACTCGTAGAGGCCCATCAAACTCAGGTAAGCAAACCTTATTTCCCCTTAAAATCCTTACTTTCAAAAAGTCATTAACTTCTCTTTGCCGTCTCCCTAAAAGCTACCGCGAAAGGCGAGGGGAAACAGCCTGTTGCAGAAGAAGGCTCATCAGTGGATGTAGCAGGAGATgacaccaacaacaacaacatcaacatCAGTACAGCCTTCTCTTTCGACTTTTCAGCCATAAAACCAGGAATGGCAGCTGATGTCAAGTTCGGAGGTTCCGGTGCGCGTCCTAACCTGCCTTGGGTCTCAACCACTGGCTCAGGCCCTCACGGTCGGACGATCTCTGGTGTGACTTACAGGTACAACGCAAACCAGATCAAGATTGTATGCGCTTGCCACGGCTCACACATGTCGCCTGAAGAGTTTGTAAGGCATGCAAGTGAGGAGTATGTTAGCCCTGAGTCTTCCATCGGAATGTCGGCTGCTTCGGCTCATACCTGAATAAGTCACAGCCGGAGAAATGTGTTTGATCTTCTGTAAACAATATGGAAAGGGGGTTTTGTAAACTCAGTGCTAAAGTTTTAACGGCGCTTTCCGCTGTGTTTGTTgtaatctctctctctgctttgcTTGTTTTGTTACTCTTTTCAGCATTTGTCTCTTCGCTTTTGTGTACTAGTGTTTGTAGTTTTgtaagctcttttttttttgttcaaataaatGTTTAGTTTGCTTTTAATCATCTGTGATATTAGTTAGACCCACTAATGAAAGGATAATAGGCCCAAATCCAATTGCTTATCCAAGCTTACATCCCAATA
The Raphanus sativus cultivar WK10039 unplaced genomic scaffold, ASM80110v3 Scaffold3312, whole genome shotgun sequence DNA segment above includes these coding regions:
- the LOC130506507 gene encoding AFP homolog 2-like, with product MDDDNGLELSLGLSCGGGKAKGANNNAGTSSENHHHNVEGDNRSAKVIDDFKNFLHPTTSQRPPAAAADPSSEPPPPPQNFFNDLSKAPTSADAAEAASTKPLWVEDEAMKEAGSSKRKFGFQEMNDEKKKKAKASLVSNATDEGSTADNEDVAESEAGGGDLAKDVVVAARPAADMDSIAGQRKSNHVEEFTANRNMSYNVPFTVHPHNVITGLPYSLPGKESGQHGAAAGTSVTQPTAGNLPVMFGYSPVQLPMLDKDGSGGVVTRRGPSNSATAKGEGKQPVAEEGSSVDVAGDDTNNNNINISTAFSFDFSAIKPGMAADVKFGGSGARPNLPWVSTTGSGPHGRTISGVTYRYNANQIKIVCACHGSHMSPEEFVRHASEEYVSPESSIGMSAASAHT